The following are encoded in a window of Actinomycetota bacterium genomic DNA:
- a CDS encoding WhiB family transcriptional regulator — protein sequence MTTYGTSLARLFQVEPENDWRNQAACRGMDPELFFSPDSFETKQGKDGREDIAKAACARCEVRAECLEYAIKAGERYGIWGGLTEQERRAVVRRRTAELRAGRAG from the coding sequence ATGACCACTTACGGAACCTCTCTCGCCCGCCTGTTCCAGGTGGAGCCCGAGAACGACTGGCGCAACCAGGCCGCGTGCCGCGGCATGGACCCCGAGCTCTTCTTCTCGCCCGACAGCTTCGAGACCAAACAGGGCAAGGACGGCCGCGAGGACATCGCCAAGGCCGCGTGCGCCCGGTGCGAGGTGCGCGCAGAGTGCCTCGAGTACGCGATCAAGGCCGGCGAGCGGTACGGGATCTGGGGCGGTCTGACCGAGCAGGAGCGGCGGGCCGTGGTCCGCCGCCGCACGGCCGAGCTCCGCGCCGGACGCGCAGGCTGA
- a CDS encoding CoA pyrophosphatase, whose product MRPSFGPETFERVREALSGVAPGPVTQARSAAVLVPLFLDGERVRVLLTKRSENLRTHRGEVSFPGGTREPEDVDLRATAEREAFEEVALRPDDVAHLGVLDDLPTAGSGILIRPYVVRVPHPYDYVPDTREVERLLTPPLDLFADVSARRIEMFERGGVRYPVYFFDHEGDVVWGATARMLVALIERLDGREPDWTVVPRPPASVEEDLA is encoded by the coding sequence ATGCGACCCAGCTTCGGGCCCGAGACCTTCGAGCGCGTCCGTGAGGCGCTGTCCGGGGTCGCGCCCGGACCCGTCACTCAGGCCCGGTCCGCCGCGGTCCTCGTCCCTCTCTTCCTCGACGGCGAGCGCGTCCGGGTCCTGTTGACGAAGCGCTCCGAGAACCTGCGCACGCACCGCGGGGAGGTGTCCTTCCCGGGCGGCACCCGCGAGCCCGAGGACGTCGACCTGCGCGCGACGGCCGAGAGGGAGGCGTTCGAGGAGGTGGCCCTGCGTCCCGACGACGTGGCGCACCTGGGCGTCCTGGACGACCTGCCCACAGCCGGCTCGGGGATCCTGATCCGTCCGTACGTCGTCCGGGTCCCGCACCCCTACGACTACGTGCCGGACACCCGCGAGGTGGAGCGGCTGCTCACCCCGCCGCTCGACCTGTTCGCGGACGTCTCCGCGCGCCGCATCGAGATGTTCGAGCGGGGCGGGGTCCGGTACCCGGTCTACTTCTTCGACCACGAGGGGGACGTCGTGTGGGGGGCCACAGCGAGGATGCTGGTCGCGTTGATCGAGCGCCTGGACGGACGGGAGCCCGACTGGACGGTCGTCCCCCGGCCGCCCGCCTCCGTCGAGGAGGATCTCGCCTAG
- a CDS encoding sodium:solute symporter has protein sequence MVDPMLGLAAAAAALALFAWVGVRGRVREDLDDYLTARGSQPAVPLGLSFLASGLGAWILFAPPEVGAFVGPVAVVGYAVAAASPVVAFGLLGPRLRRIVPAGHSLTGFLRLRFGRVLHTYVAAISVLYMLVFVIAELTAVGAVTAVMTGGSGAPVIVATAAATVAYTAYAGLRASIRTDRWQAWMVVGLLGAAAVAWSSTIGDPEDALSRVEVRFDQANLEAAATLVLAVLAANIFHQGYWQRVWAAESDRALRRGAALGAALTVPVVAVTGLAGVLVSSTGADLGRVPVPFFAPLTALLWVVGVGVVVLGVSLVASSVDTLTNALASLVVAERPRLGMRGARLVTLALMVPAVALALQGWSVLRVFLIADLLAATVAVPVVLGVWRRATAAGAIAGAVAGLAGSVLIGLRYSGSVGGALRQVTFPGGVPTLWPFLGAVGASTVVTVVVSLLWRRVADLDSLDARVPTLSGR, from the coding sequence ATGGTCGATCCGATGCTCGGGCTGGCGGCGGCGGCCGCCGCGCTCGCCCTGTTCGCCTGGGTCGGTGTCCGCGGCCGGGTGCGCGAGGACCTCGACGACTACCTCACCGCCCGGGGCTCGCAGCCCGCCGTCCCGCTCGGTCTCTCGTTCCTGGCTTCCGGGCTGGGAGCCTGGATCCTGTTCGCGCCGCCCGAGGTGGGGGCGTTCGTGGGTCCGGTCGCGGTCGTCGGGTACGCGGTCGCGGCGGCCTCTCCCGTCGTCGCCTTCGGACTGCTCGGCCCCCGGCTGCGCCGGATCGTCCCGGCCGGACACTCGCTCACCGGGTTCCTGCGCCTGCGCTTCGGACGGGTCCTTCACACCTACGTGGCGGCGATCTCCGTCCTGTACATGCTCGTCTTCGTGATCGCCGAGCTGACCGCGGTCGGTGCGGTCACCGCGGTCATGACGGGTGGGAGCGGCGCCCCGGTCATCGTGGCCACGGCCGCCGCCACGGTCGCCTACACGGCGTACGCCGGGCTGCGGGCGTCGATCCGCACCGACCGCTGGCAGGCTTGGATGGTGGTCGGGCTCCTCGGCGCCGCCGCGGTGGCGTGGTCGTCGACCATCGGCGACCCCGAGGACGCGCTGTCGCGGGTGGAGGTCCGCTTCGACCAGGCCAACCTCGAGGCGGCGGCCACGCTGGTGCTCGCGGTGCTCGCGGCGAACATCTTCCACCAGGGGTACTGGCAGAGGGTCTGGGCCGCGGAGAGCGACCGGGCGCTGCGCCGGGGGGCCGCCCTCGGTGCCGCCCTCACCGTGCCTGTGGTCGCGGTGACGGGACTGGCCGGGGTGCTGGTGTCCTCCACGGGAGCCGACCTGGGCCGGGTGCCCGTCCCGTTCTTCGCCCCCCTGACCGCGCTCCTGTGGGTGGTGGGGGTCGGTGTCGTGGTGCTCGGGGTGTCCCTCGTCGCCTCGTCAGTGGACACGCTGACGAACGCCCTGGCGTCACTCGTCGTGGCTGAGCGCCCCCGGCTCGGGATGCGCGGGGCGCGGCTGGTCACGCTCGCGCTGATGGTCCCGGCCGTCGCCCTGGCGCTTCAGGGCTGGTCGGTGCTGCGGGTCTTCCTGATCGCCGACCTCCTCGCGGCGACCGTGGCCGTCCCGGTGGTGCTGGGCGTGTGGCGTCGCGCCACGGCGGCCGGAGCGATCGCTGGGGCGGTGGCGGGGCTCGCGGGATCCGTCCTGATCGGTCTGCGGTACTCCGGCTCGGTCGGCGGCGCGCTGCGGCAGGTCACGTTCCCCGGGGGCGTCCCCACCCTCTGGCCGTTCCTCGGGGCGGTCGGCGCGTCGACCGTGGTGACGGTGGTGGTCTCGCTCCTGTGGCGACGGGTCGCGGACCTCGACTCCCTGGACGCCCGGGTGCCGACGCTGTCCGGGCGCTAG
- a CDS encoding VanW family protein yields MDTRLTTDTEPVRTRGRLRFHPSRRGWGLLVVAGLLLSTVLVDTAIGLGRIESGVRVGDLELGGKRFGEAERLLVQRSKQLAEESAIFEAKGERLVVDPADVGYFPDVDATFARARAVGREGNPLGRGWTRLRAYFATTEVAWRSTLENEASTELIAGWAKRFDEPGNEAGIEVRNGRIAAVEPTPGRLLDRRAARRTLIAGIETWPREAVPLPFRTEGRRTDAADAADAVRRANQLIADPITLTTPSGSVELSTSELAELLEAVPVRRRGDWALDVRFAPEKVSEELGERMKSFEREPVNASFAVSGGSVSVRPGQDGLRFDAEKTAAALDEVASQSAPRSTEAAFSSTPPKLTTEAAEALNITQLVSTFTTNHPCCQPRVKNIHKIAATVDGMVVRPGETFSLNERVGKRTVEKGYVLAPMIFDGEFKDDVGGGVSQFATTMYNAIFFGGYDIVTAKAHSYYISRYPPGREATISWPAPDLKFRNDSRSGILIKTSYSNTAITVSFYGNKEGRRVTAETGERTNFTDPPVKREPNPALSPGAERVKQGGSRGFDITVTRVIERDGKVTRERIFTRYKAEPRIIEYGTGTPRPSSPAPDPQPTPPPPQPTPTQAPQGTPSS; encoded by the coding sequence ATGGATACACGCCTGACAACCGATACCGAGCCTGTCCGGACCCGCGGCAGGCTCAGGTTCCACCCCAGTCGCCGTGGTTGGGGTCTGCTCGTCGTGGCCGGGCTGCTCCTGTCCACCGTGCTCGTCGACACGGCGATCGGCCTCGGCCGGATCGAGTCGGGTGTCCGGGTCGGCGACCTCGAGCTCGGCGGGAAGCGCTTCGGCGAGGCCGAGAGGCTCCTCGTGCAGCGGTCGAAGCAGCTAGCGGAGGAGAGCGCGATCTTCGAGGCGAAGGGCGAGCGCCTGGTGGTCGACCCGGCGGACGTCGGGTACTTCCCGGACGTCGACGCGACCTTCGCCCGGGCACGTGCGGTGGGACGCGAGGGCAACCCCCTCGGCCGCGGATGGACCCGCCTGCGCGCCTACTTCGCCACCACGGAGGTGGCCTGGCGGTCGACGCTTGAGAACGAGGCGTCCACCGAGCTGATCGCCGGCTGGGCGAAGAGGTTCGACGAACCGGGGAACGAGGCGGGGATCGAGGTCCGCAACGGACGGATAGCGGCCGTCGAACCCACCCCCGGACGGCTCCTCGACCGCCGCGCCGCCCGCCGGACCCTGATTGCCGGCATAGAGACGTGGCCGCGGGAGGCGGTCCCGCTCCCGTTCCGGACCGAGGGCCGACGCACCGACGCGGCCGACGCCGCGGACGCCGTGCGCAGGGCGAACCAGCTGATCGCCGACCCGATCACGCTGACGACCCCCTCTGGGTCGGTGGAGCTGTCCACCTCCGAGCTCGCGGAGCTCCTGGAGGCGGTCCCGGTGCGACGGCGGGGCGATTGGGCGCTCGATGTGAGGTTCGCACCGGAGAAGGTGTCCGAGGAGCTCGGGGAGCGGATGAAGTCGTTCGAGAGGGAGCCGGTGAACGCGTCGTTCGCGGTGTCCGGCGGCTCCGTCAGCGTCCGTCCGGGCCAGGACGGCCTGCGGTTCGACGCCGAGAAGACGGCGGCCGCCCTCGACGAGGTCGCTTCGCAGAGCGCGCCGAGGTCCACCGAGGCGGCCTTCTCGTCGACCCCCCCGAAGCTGACAACGGAGGCGGCCGAGGCGCTCAACATCACCCAGCTCGTCTCCACCTTCACGACGAACCACCCGTGCTGCCAGCCGCGCGTGAAGAACATCCACAAGATCGCCGCGACGGTCGACGGCATGGTGGTGCGTCCCGGCGAGACCTTCTCGCTCAACGAGCGGGTCGGGAAACGCACCGTCGAGAAGGGCTACGTCCTGGCTCCCATGATCTTCGACGGCGAGTTCAAGGACGACGTGGGCGGGGGCGTCTCGCAGTTCGCGACGACGATGTACAACGCGATCTTCTTCGGGGGTTACGACATCGTGACCGCGAAGGCGCACTCCTACTACATCTCGCGTTACCCCCCCGGCCGCGAGGCGACCATCTCGTGGCCGGCCCCCGACCTCAAGTTCCGCAACGACTCCCGGTCGGGCATCCTGATCAAGACCTCGTACTCGAACACGGCGATCACCGTGTCCTTCTACGGCAACAAGGAGGGACGGCGCGTCACCGCCGAGACCGGCGAGCGGACCAACTTCACCGACCCCCCAGTGAAGCGGGAACCGAACCCTGCCCTGTCTCCCGGAGCCGAGCGCGTGAAGCAGGGCGGCTCGCGCGGGTTCGACATCACCGTCACCCGGGTCATCGAGCGCGACGGGAAGGTGACCCGGGAGCGGATCTTCACCCGCTACAAGGCGGAGCCCAGGATCATCGAGTACGGGACTGGGACGCCTCGTCCGTCCTCGCCGGCTCCGGACCCCCAGCCCACTCCTCCGCCGCCCCAGCCGACGCCGACCCAGGCCCCGCAGGGGACCCCCTCCTCGTAG
- a CDS encoding GDP-mannose 4,6-dehydratase yields the protein MRERSLDALIAGVAARQQGAFTWGQARRLGATAGVREVRVEQGRWVRVHRAAGPAPYAPRMRILVTGGAGFIGSHLSEALLERGDQVVVLDNLSTGSRDNLQGASKHDGFEFVSGSVLDAVLLDDLTAECDQVVHLAAAVGVQLIVSEPLRSLRTNVLGAVNVFEAAHRYRRPVLVASTSEIYGKNSGLLHERSDRVLGPPSVARWAYSTSKAVDEILSFAYWRERHVPTVVARFFNTVGPRQTGAYGMVVPRLVAQALLGRPLTVYGDGSQTRCFCHVSDVVRAVVGLLDRPEAAGEPYNVGSNEEVSILELAHRIAARTGSASSIEFVPYEEVYGDQYEDMLRRAPDTTKLRNLLGWEPSHDLDSIIDATVDWAHTVGPERLLQA from the coding sequence ATGCGCGAGCGATCGCTAGACGCCCTGATCGCGGGGGTGGCTGCGCGGCAGCAGGGAGCGTTCACGTGGGGCCAGGCGCGCCGGCTCGGCGCCACGGCGGGAGTTCGGGAGGTCCGGGTTGAGCAGGGGCGCTGGGTCCGCGTCCACCGGGCGGCAGGTCCGGCGCCCTATGCTCCCCGTATGCGCATCCTCGTCACCGGCGGGGCGGGGTTCATCGGCTCCCACCTGTCCGAAGCGTTGCTCGAGCGGGGCGACCAGGTCGTCGTGCTGGACAACCTGTCCACCGGGAGCCGCGACAACCTGCAGGGAGCGTCGAAGCACGACGGGTTCGAGTTCGTGTCCGGGAGCGTCCTGGACGCGGTGCTCCTCGACGACCTGACCGCCGAGTGCGACCAGGTCGTGCACCTGGCGGCCGCCGTGGGAGTGCAACTGATCGTGTCCGAGCCGCTGCGGTCGCTGAGGACCAACGTCCTGGGAGCCGTGAACGTGTTCGAGGCTGCCCACCGCTACCGGCGTCCGGTGCTGGTCGCCTCCACCTCGGAGATCTACGGGAAGAACTCGGGCCTGCTGCACGAGAGGTCGGACCGCGTGCTCGGCCCCCCGTCCGTCGCCCGATGGGCGTACTCGACCTCGAAGGCGGTGGACGAGATCCTCTCGTTCGCCTACTGGCGGGAGCGTCACGTCCCGACCGTGGTGGCGCGCTTCTTCAACACGGTCGGTCCCCGCCAGACCGGGGCCTACGGGATGGTCGTGCCCAGGCTGGTCGCGCAGGCGCTGCTCGGGCGGCCCCTCACCGTGTACGGGGACGGCTCCCAGACCCGCTGCTTCTGCCACGTCTCGGACGTGGTCCGGGCCGTGGTCGGATTGCTGGACCGTCCGGAGGCGGCCGGTGAGCCGTACAACGTCGGATCCAACGAGGAGGTCTCGATCCTGGAGCTCGCCCACCGGATCGCAGCTCGGACGGGATCGGCGTCGTCCATCGAGTTCGTCCCGTACGAGGAGGTCTACGGCGACCAGTACGAGGACATGCTTCGGCGGGCTCCCGATACGACGAAGCTGCGGAACCTGCTGGGATGGGAGCCCTCGCACGACCTCGATTCGATCATCGACGCAACCGTCGACTGGGCACACACGGTCGGGCCGGAGCGGCTCCTTCAGGCGTGA
- a CDS encoding sigma-70 family RNA polymerase sigma factor gives MSGLTDEPGGGGPDAQRWPDVVARYADVVYTMAYRLTGNDEEARDVAQDVLLRLHRGLGRYEEGNFEGWLYRTTVNVFRDRLRKTKRRREDVTAEPPHAVAPESVEQEVTRTELREVVQRAISSLPPDYREVIVLRDIEGRSYEEIAEILDIPSGTVRSRIHRGREALRSLLAPYVEAAP, from the coding sequence GTGTCCGGACTGACCGACGAACCGGGCGGTGGGGGTCCGGACGCCCAGCGGTGGCCCGATGTGGTCGCCCGATACGCAGACGTTGTGTACACGATGGCCTACCGGCTCACCGGGAACGACGAGGAGGCGCGCGACGTCGCGCAGGATGTCCTCCTCAGGCTCCACCGCGGTCTGGGGCGCTACGAGGAAGGCAACTTCGAGGGATGGCTGTACCGAACCACCGTGAACGTCTTCCGGGACCGGCTCCGGAAGACGAAGAGACGCCGCGAGGACGTGACGGCCGAGCCGCCGCACGCGGTGGCTCCCGAGTCGGTCGAGCAGGAGGTCACCCGGACGGAGCTGCGCGAGGTCGTCCAGCGCGCGATATCGAGCCTGCCCCCGGACTACCGCGAGGTGATCGTGCTGCGTGACATCGAGGGACGGTCCTACGAGGAGATCGCCGAGATCCTGGACATCCCGTCCGGGACGGTCCGCTCCCGGATCCACCGCGGACGCGAGGCGCTCCGCTCACTGCTCGCCCCCTACGTGGAGGCCGCTCCGTGA
- a CDS encoding zf-HC2 domain-containing protein translates to MNEHIRSEVMSAIVDGESTAEERRTADVHLQGCAECRRALSELSSVRDLVSALPRLEAPEEVVQAALRPGRVRLLSPRRRLVALAAAAAVVVSLAGVVRPPEPEAEPPVDAFVARHVGVSAGNQSAGEVLFAVPGR, encoded by the coding sequence GTGAACGAGCACATCCGGTCCGAGGTGATGTCCGCGATCGTGGACGGCGAGTCCACCGCCGAGGAGCGCCGCACGGCGGACGTCCACCTCCAGGGCTGCGCCGAGTGCCGGCGGGCGCTGTCCGAACTGAGCTCGGTGCGCGATCTCGTCTCCGCCCTACCTCGGCTCGAGGCTCCCGAGGAGGTCGTCCAGGCGGCACTCCGTCCCGGGAGGGTGCGGCTCCTGTCCCCACGCCGGCGTCTGGTCGCCCTCGCTGCGGCGGCCGCCGTGGTCGTGTCGCTGGCCGGGGTCGTCCGTCCGCCCGAGCCGGAGGCCGAGCCGCCGGTCGATGCGTTCGTCGCCCGACACGTCGGCGTCAGCGCCGGCAACCAGAGCGCGGGGGAGGTGCTGTTCGCTGTCCCGGGCCGCTGA
- a CDS encoding WhiB family transcriptional regulator, which produces MDALHGLIDPQDWQLHAACRGRQDLFFAPDDESETRVERRRREARAKTICASCVVRLECLDEAMEQRERFGIWGGMTERERRALVARRTFASPTGQVPPRDIAGPGRPQRLPAVVAQGRAMSPEED; this is translated from the coding sequence ATGGACGCGCTCCACGGTCTGATCGACCCCCAGGACTGGCAGCTCCACGCGGCCTGCCGGGGACGCCAGGACCTCTTCTTCGCGCCGGACGACGAGTCCGAGACGCGGGTGGAGCGCCGGCGCCGGGAGGCGCGCGCCAAGACGATCTGCGCGTCCTGCGTCGTCCGGCTCGAGTGCCTGGACGAGGCGATGGAGCAGCGGGAGCGCTTCGGGATCTGGGGAGGCATGACCGAGCGGGAGCGGCGCGCCCTCGTCGCCCGTCGGACGTTCGCGTCCCCCACGGGTCAGGTTCCACCACGAGACATCGCCGGTCCTGGGCGGCCACAACGCCTGCCCGCCGTCGTCGCTCAGGGCCGGGCGATGTCGCCGGAAGAGGACTGA
- a CDS encoding ABC transporter permease — MDNPRLQPPTRRSLVSSTDIFLALVSKELHVKYKRSVLGFFWSLATPLALAAVYLFVFVHVYRVPQEDFALFLLTGLLPWQFFQMATVAATNSLVDNAPLIRKVYFPRPLLPIGAVAANLVTFMGGLGVLMLILLATGRPLWLGLHWLVVALVLQTALCVGISLALSVWNVYFRDIAQVIGIFLLVLFFLTPIVYDVTMVPAAFRALAWVNPLAPIMETYRAALFEVRTPDLGLLAAGAAEAAGALALGYLVFRRLSPRIPKEL, encoded by the coding sequence ATGGACAACCCCCGCCTCCAGCCACCCACGCGTCGATCGCTGGTCAGCTCGACGGACATCTTCCTCGCCTTGGTCTCGAAGGAACTGCACGTCAAGTACAAGCGCTCGGTCCTAGGGTTCTTCTGGTCGCTCGCGACGCCGCTGGCGCTCGCGGCGGTCTACCTCTTCGTCTTCGTCCACGTGTACCGGGTCCCGCAGGAGGACTTCGCCCTCTTCCTGCTGACCGGACTGCTGCCCTGGCAGTTCTTCCAGATGGCGACCGTCGCCGCGACCAACTCACTGGTCGACAACGCCCCGCTCATCCGCAAGGTCTACTTCCCTCGTCCCCTCCTCCCGATCGGCGCCGTCGCCGCCAACCTGGTGACGTTCATGGGAGGGCTCGGCGTCCTGATGCTGATCCTCCTGGCCACGGGGCGTCCGTTGTGGCTCGGCCTGCACTGGCTCGTGGTGGCGCTCGTCCTGCAGACGGCGTTGTGCGTGGGGATCTCGCTGGCCCTCTCGGTATGGAACGTGTACTTCCGCGACATCGCGCAGGTGATCGGCATCTTCCTCCTCGTCCTCTTCTTCCTCACGCCGATCGTCTACGACGTGACGATGGTGCCGGCGGCCTTCCGAGCGCTCGCCTGGGTGAACCCTCTCGCGCCGATCATGGAGACGTACCGGGCGGCGCTCTTCGAGGTGCGGACACCCGACCTGGGGCTGCTCGCTGCCGGCGCGGCAGAGGCGGCGGGCGCGCTCGCTCTCGGGTACCTCGTGTTCCGACGCCTGTCCCCGCGGATACCCAAGGAGCTCTGA
- a CDS encoding ABC transporter ATP-binding protein, whose translation MAPTIVVRGLWEEFRVLQDRPGSVKEMLSRLPVGRERRSNWALRDVSFEVEPGETVGLIGRNGSGKSTLLRCIAGILPPTRGEVLVGGPISSLIELGAGFHPELTGRENARVTGALFGIPRRKLEAKMEEIVAFAELEEVVDQPVRSYSSGMVVRLAFSLAVSADPEILLIDEVLAVGDQSFQRRCVDRISGMARSGVAVVFVSHQLDLVSSVCSRVLLLDDGSVVSDGSPLDVIAGYERAQ comes from the coding sequence ATGGCGCCGACCATCGTCGTCCGCGGCCTGTGGGAGGAGTTCCGGGTGCTGCAGGACCGGCCGGGCAGCGTGAAGGAGATGCTCTCGCGTCTGCCGGTGGGGAGGGAGCGAAGGTCCAACTGGGCGCTACGGGACGTGAGCTTCGAGGTCGAGCCCGGCGAGACGGTGGGGCTCATCGGTCGCAACGGCTCGGGGAAGAGTACGCTCCTGCGTTGCATCGCCGGGATACTGCCGCCGACGCGAGGGGAGGTCCTGGTCGGCGGGCCGATCTCGAGCCTCATCGAGCTGGGGGCAGGTTTCCACCCCGAGCTCACCGGACGCGAGAACGCGCGCGTCACGGGGGCCCTCTTCGGGATACCCCGTCGCAAGCTCGAGGCGAAGATGGAGGAGATCGTCGCCTTCGCCGAGCTGGAGGAGGTCGTCGATCAACCGGTCCGGTCGTACTCGTCGGGCATGGTCGTCCGTCTGGCCTTCTCCCTGGCCGTCAGCGCGGACCCCGAGATACTGCTGATCGACGAGGTCCTGGCGGTGGGCGACCAGTCCTTCCAACGCCGATGCGTCGATCGCATCAGCGGCATGGCCCGCTCGGGGGTCGCCGTGGTCTTCGTCTCCCACCAGCTCGATCTGGTCTCGTCCGTGTGCTCGCGGGTGCTCCTGCTGGACGACGGGTCAGTGGTCTCGGATGGCTCGCCCCTCGATGTGATCGCAGGCTACGAGCGCGCCCAGTAG